One region of Thunnus albacares chromosome 20, fThuAlb1.1, whole genome shotgun sequence genomic DNA includes:
- the LOC122970869 gene encoding potassium voltage-gated channel subfamily A member 7, which produces MDSSDHQDNERGSRTNENNGEKDKQMKNQLNCEEKGEKEIKGNEKEKKKDRRRSASLWRSGWALSERLAINVSGMRYETQLRTLAQFPDSMLGDPRRRSRYFDPLRNELFLDRNRACFDAILYFYQSGGRLRRPANIPLDIFMDELMFYELGEEIMNRFKEDEGFPKEEERPLPSNEIQKALWMLFEHPESSSAARIIAIISVMVIVVSILIFCLETLPDFRNEKESREEYFYRYHSYAKNVSETMPLPSSVFQDPFFLVETMCICWFSFELIMRFACAPSKMSFFKDVMNIIDFSAILPYFVTLGTELAKDNEASPATSLAIIRVIRLVRVFRIFKLSRHSKGLQILGQTLRASMRELGLLIFFLFIGVILFSSAIYFAEADHTNTAFISIPHAFWWAVVTMTTVGYGDMYPETMWGKLVGSMCAIAGVLTISLPVPVIVSNFSYFYHRETECEDRNEYTHIMTWKDEEPAGGEEIDEEDRDPEYDYYAIEGMCSPLNGTLLAGLCTGQSAEFRGGNMYLREPLVTQV; this is translated from the exons ATGGACAGCAGTGACCATCAGGACAATGAAAGAGGAAGTAGGACGAACGAAAACAATGGAGAGAAAGATAAACAGATGAAGAACCAGCTAAACTGTgaggaaaagggagagaaggagatCAAAGGgaatgagaaagagaagaaaaaggacaGACGGCGTTCTGCGTCTCTATGGAGGAGTGGATGGGCGTTGAGTGAAAGACTGGCCATCAATGTCTCAGGAATGCGTTATGAAACTCAACTTCGCACCTTAGCCCAATTCCCTGACTCCATGCTCGGTGATCCCCGAAGGAGGTCACGGTACTTTGACCCGCTGCGAAATGAGCTCTTCCTGGACCGCAACCGGGCCTGCTTTGATGcaattctgtatttttaccAGTCAGGCGGGAGGCTGCGAAGGCCCGCAAACATACCCCTGGACATCTTCATGGATGAGCTGATGTTCTATGAGCTGGGAGAGGAAATCATGAACCGGTTCAAGGAGGATGAAGGTTTTccaaaggaggaggagaggccgTTGCCGTCCAATGAAATCCAGAAAGCACTGTGGATGTTGTTTGAGCACCCCGAGTCCTCGTCAGCTGCGCGCATCATAGCCATCATTAGTGTCATGGTCATTGTGGTGTCCATCCTCATCTTCTGCTTGGAGACACTGCCTGACTTCAGGAATGAGAAAGAGTCACGAGAG GAATATTTTTACAGGTACCACTCCTATGCAAAGAACGTATCCGAGACCATGCCTCTTCCATCCAGTGTTTTCCAGGACCCCTTCTTCTTGGTGGAGACCATGTGTATATGCTGGTTCTCCTTTGAGCTCATCATGCGCTTTGCTTGTGCTCCCAGCAAGATGAGCTTCTTCAAGGATGTCATGAACATCATTGATTTCAGTGCCATCCTGCCTTATTTTGTCACTCTGGGAACAGAGCTGGCCAAGGACAACGAGGCCAGTCCAGCCACATCCTTGGCCATCATCAGGGTCATCAGGTTAGTGAGAGTGTTCAGGATCTTCAAGTTGTCTCGTCACTCTAAGGGCCTCCAGATCCTCGGTCAAACACTGAGGGCCAGCATGCGTGAGCTGGGCCTGCTTATCTTCTTCCTGTTTATTGGCGTCATCCTCTTCTCCAGCGCCATCTACTTTGCAGAGGCTGACCACACCAACACGGCCTTTATCAGTATACCACACGCCTTCTGGTGGGCAGTCGTTACCATGACCACAGTGGGCTATGGCGATATGTACCCAGAAACAATGTGGGGGAAGCTGGTGGGATCTATGTGCGCCATTGCTGGTGTGCTTACCATTTCGCTGCCAGTGCCTGTCATAGTGTCCAACTTTAGCTACTTCTACCATCGGGAGACTGAGTGCGAAGATCGAAATGAGTACACACACATCATGACCTGGAAGGACGAGGAGCCTGCAGGGGGGGAGGAAATAGATGAAGAGGACAGGGATCCAGAATATGATTATTATGCCATCGAAGGCATGTGCAGCCCTCTGAATGGGACTCTGTTGGCTGGACTTTGCACAGGGCAGAGCGCAGAGTTCAGAGGAGGAAATATGTATCTGAGGGAACCACTGGTCACCCAGGTGTAG